GACTGCCGGGCGGAGCAGCGGATAATGCGTCCCACCACCCCTTCGGGGACGACGACAGGCAACCCCTCGTGTAATCCGTCTTCCGTCCCCCGGTCGATGATGAGGGTTTGGAAAAGACTGGTGGCATCTTCGGCGATGACGCGGGCTGGCAGAGTCGGAATGGTCAGCCTTTCACGCAGCGACAGCAAGGCGCTGAGGCGCTGGTTTTCAAGTTGAAATTCCCGCACCAGATCGAGTTGCCCCTGCAGGCGACGGTTTTCTTCAAGCAGCCGGTCGTTTTGCCGTTGCGTATCGATGAGCCACAGATAGTGCTGCCACAGCCCCGTAAGGGAGCGCATGCTCGTGCTGAAGCCGCGTTGAAGCGGGCTGGCCAGTTGCAGGATCGCCTTTTCGAAGAGGGTGGTTTGGGGTTGTTTGCGTAAACGTGAAGAATAGATCAGCAGGGCGGTCATGAGCAGGCAGATGACCAGCAGCGGGGTACGGTATTTTCTGAGCATTTCCAGCATGAAAAACCCTGTATCGCAATGCAAAAGAGGGCCGAGCGCCCTCTTTTGCCTGAAATGCTATGTCGCCCGTCGGGACAGGACTGTCAGGAGGTCACGGTAACGCGCCGTAACAGATCGAGTTCGTCCAGAACTTTGCCGGAGCCGAGAGCGACGCAGGACAGCGGATCTTCCGCGATCACCACCGGCAAGCCGGTTTCGTCGCGCAGCAGGGCATCGAGATTGCGCAGGTAGGCGCCGCCGCCGGCCAGAACGATACCCTTGTCGACGATATCGGCCGCCAGTTCCGGCGGAGTGCGCTCCAGGGCGATGCGCACCGCCTCGACGATGGCATTGACCGTTTCGGTCAGAGCCTCGCGAATCTCCTTGGAGTCGATCTCCAGGGTCTTGGGAATACCGGACACCAGATCGCGGCCTTTGATTTCCATGGTGCGCACTTCCTCGTCAGGGTAGGCGCCGCCGATCTCGATTTTGATCTGTTCGGCGGTGCGCTCACCGATGAGCATGTTATATTTGCGCTTGAGATGCTGCACGATGGCCTCGTCCAGTTTGTCGCCACCGACGCGCACGCTTTTGGCGTAGACGACCCCGGCCAGGGAAATAACCGCCACCTCGGTGGTGCCGCCGCCGATATCGACGATCATGTTGCCGGAGGCTTCGGTGATAGGCAGTCCGGCTCCGATGGCGGCTGCCATCGGTTCCTCGATGAGGTAGACCTCGCGCGCCCCGGCGGACTCCGCCGACTCCTTGACAGCGCGTTTTTCGACCTGCGTGATGCCGGAGGGTACGCAGATGACGATACGGGGTCTTACCAGCGTCTTGCGGTTGTGAACTTTGCGGATAAAATACCGCAGCATCTCTTCGGTAATATCGAAGTCGGCAATGACGCCGTCCTTCATGGGGCGGATGGCAACGATGCTGCCCGGCGTACGGCCGAGCATTTTTTTTGCTTCCATGCCGACCGCAAGGACTTTTTTCTGGCCCATGCTGTCTTTTTGCACCGCAACCACGGAAGGCTCGCTGACCACGATACCCTTGCCCTTGAGGTAGACCAGGGTGTTGGCGGTGCCCAGGTCAATCGCCAGGTCGTTTGAAAATAAACCGAAGATGGAGTCGACAAGGTTAAACATGATGGCGGGTTTCTCCTTTCGCCCGCTCCCGGTATGGGAACGGTCAGGCAGGTGCCTGAAAAAATGAGCTTCACACTAGCAAAAAGCCGATGTTATTTCAAGAGACAAAAGGAAAAATGAGTTGCAATTCCGGGGCCGATTGACTAACATTTCCTCTTATTTTTTCCTACCTGTAACTAACATGCAAAGGAGCCCGCCCATATGCTAGACCTGATTCGCAAAAAGCAGCGGTCAGTGCTTGTAAAAATCGTTTTCTGGACAATCATTGCCGCTTTTGTCGGAACCATTTTCCTGGTCTGGGGCAAAGGTAACAGCGGATCCGGCGGGGACGGCAGTGCAATTGCCCACGTCAACGGAGACGCTATCAGTTATCAGGATTTCCAGATAACCTACCAGAACATGCGCCAGGAGATGGAAAAGCGCTTCGGTCGCAGTCTGCCACCGGAGATTGAAAAACAGTTGCAGCTGAATACCCAGGCATACGAGCAGCTGGTAAACCGTCTGCTGTTGTTGCAGGAAGCCGACAATCGGGATATCGCGGTCGATAAAGACGAATTACGTCAGGCAATTGCCGATATTCCGGCTTTTCAGAAAGACGGTCAGTTCGAT
This DNA window, taken from Syntrophotalea carbinolica DSM 2380, encodes the following:
- the mreC gene encoding rod shape-determining protein MreC, which codes for MLEMLRKYRTPLLVICLLMTALLIYSSRLRKQPQTTLFEKAILQLASPLQRGFSTSMRSLTGLWQHYLWLIDTQRQNDRLLEENRRLQGQLDLVREFQLENQRLSALLSLRERLTIPTLPARVIAEDATSLFQTLIIDRGTEDGLHEGLPVVVPEGVVGRIIRCSARQSRVLLATDASSAMAVLVQRSRARGICRGRGQSLTLDFALLREDIATGDTIITSGNGGIFPKGLPVGTVSHTQTNDLDLFQTVTVTPAVNFSRLEEVLVMLDTVP
- a CDS encoding rod shape-determining protein, translating into MFNLVDSIFGLFSNDLAIDLGTANTLVYLKGKGIVVSEPSVVAVQKDSMGQKKVLAVGMEAKKMLGRTPGSIVAIRPMKDGVIADFDITEEMLRYFIRKVHNRKTLVRPRIVICVPSGITQVEKRAVKESAESAGAREVYLIEEPMAAAIGAGLPITEASGNMIVDIGGGTTEVAVISLAGVVYAKSVRVGGDKLDEAIVQHLKRKYNMLIGERTAEQIKIEIGGAYPDEEVRTMEIKGRDLVSGIPKTLEIDSKEIREALTETVNAIVEAVRIALERTPPELAADIVDKGIVLAGGGAYLRNLDALLRDETGLPVVIAEDPLSCVALGSGKVLDELDLLRRVTVTS